From the Scatophagus argus isolate fScaArg1 chromosome 21, fScaArg1.pri, whole genome shotgun sequence genome, one window contains:
- the LOC124052282 gene encoding sphingomyelin synthase-related protein 1-like isoform X1, with translation MFFLLDKVNLRTACKPQKLCPQSEKEMIQLSVRRWTPKHVAKWLKEEGFCDYVDLLCNKHRLDGTSLLALSEYDLRSPPLELKVLGDIKRLMVSIRKLQKQNIDVLEELGLPFDGHSPTGSGGSLDWLCNGESGRDCDSTDTAPVGEEYHQYTNGKYKQQTRRLDPEYWKTVLSSIYVVFVFGFTSFVMVIVHERVPDMRTYPPLPDIFLDSVPRIPWAFAMAEACGVILCNIWLLVLLLHKHRSILLRRMCSLMGTVFMLRCITMFVTSLSVPGQHLQCSGKMYGDMWAKLQRAVAIWSGFGMTLTGVHTCGDYMFSGHTVVLTMLNFFVTEYTPRSWNFIHTLSWVLNLFGIFFILAAHEHYSIDVFIAFYITTRLFLYYHTLANTRAYQQSRRARIWFPMFSFFECNVNGPVPNEYCWPFSRPAVMRRLIG, from the exons atgtttttcttattgGATAAAGTTAATCTACGGACCGCTTGTAAACCACAAAAGCTATG CCCTCAGAGTGAAAAGGAAATGATACAGCTCAGTGTCCGTCGCTGGACGCCCAAACACGTCGCCAAATGGCTGAAGGAAGAGGGCTTCTGTGACTACGTGGACCTGCTGTGCAACAAGCACCGACTGGATGGCACCAGTCTGCTCGCCCTCAGTGAGTATGACCTCCGATCACCCCCTCTGGAGCTCAAGGTCCTGGGGGACATCAAGCGGCTGATGGTGTCCATCCGGAAACTCCAGAAACAGAACATAGACGTGTTAGAAGAGCTGGGCCTTCCCTTTGATGGCCACTCTCCTACAGGCTCCGGAGGCAGTTTGGACTGGCTGTGTAATGGAGAGTCAGGCAGAGACTGTGATAGCACTGACACTGCTCCAGTGGGAGAGGAGTATCACCAGTACACTAATGGGAAGTACAAGCAACAGACAAGGCGCCTGGATCCAGAGTACTGGAAGACAGTGCTTAGCTCCatctatgtggtgtttgtgtttggattcACGTCCTTTGTCATGGTCATCGTGCATGAGAGGGTGCCTGACATGCGCACATACCCTCCACTGCCAGATATCTTCCTTGACAG TGTGCCCAGAATACCATGGGCCTTTGCTATGGCTGAAGCATGTGGAGTGATCCTCTGTAATATCTGGTTGCTGGTTCTGTTGCTCCACAAACACAG GTCGATCCTTTTGCGGCGCATGTGCAGCCTCATGGGGACGGTGTTCATGCTGCGCTGTATCACCATGTTTGTCACCTCCCTGTCTGTGCCAGGACAGCACCTGCAATGCTCAGGAAAG ATGTACGGTGACATGTGGGCCAAACTGCAGCGCGCTGTAGCCATCTGGAGCGGTTTTGGGATGACCCTGACCGGAGTGCATACGTGTGGTGACTACATGTTCAGTGGCCACACTGTGGTCCTTACCATGCTCAACTTCTTTGTCACAGAGT ACACTCCACGGAGCTGGAATTTCATTCACACGTTGTCCTGGGTCCTGAATCTCTTTGGCATCTTCTTCATCCTGGCTGCACACGAGCACTACTCCATCGACGTGTTCATAGCGTTTTACATCACTACCAGACTCTTCCTGTACTACCACACTCTGGCCAACACCCGGGCCTACCAGCAGAGTCGACGAGCTCGCATCTGGTTCCCCATGTTCTCCTTCTTTGAGTGCAATGTGAACGGGCCTGTCCCCAATGAGTACTGCTGGCCCTTCTCTAGACCTGCTGTGATGAGGAGGCTGATTGGATAA
- the LOC124052286 gene encoding dual specificity protein phosphatase 13-like has product MNNLQDSNAVSPANPSVKDLVKVLYGGKKFGNRVDEVWPNLFIGDMSVANDRYSLWKLGITHVVNAAHGRMHCQGSHDFYGSTVDYYGVPADDSPSFDLSRYFFPSAEYIQSALDTAGARVFVHCAVGVSRSASLVLAYLMIHHHYTLLDAINKVKERRWIFPNRGFLKQLCALDTKLRKTS; this is encoded by the exons ATGAACAATCTACAGGACAGTAATGCAGTTTCCCCTGCCAATCCTTCTGTTAAAGACTTGGTGAAAGTGTTGTATGGAGGAAAAAAGTTTGGTAATCGTGTGGATGAAGTTTGGCCTAACCTATTCATTGGTGACAT GTCAGTGGCAAATGATCGCTACAGTCTATGGAAGCTGGGAATCACTCATGTTGTGAACGCCGCTCATGGCAGGATGCACTGTCAGGGAAGTCATGACTTCTACGGCTCCACTGTGGATTATTATGGAGTGCCTGCTGATGACTCACCATCCTTTGACCTCTCTCGCtatttcttcccctctgctgagTATATTCAGAGTGCACTCGACACTGCTGGTG CTCGGGTTTTTGTCCACTGTGCAGTTGGGGTGAGCAGGTCTGCCTCCCTCGTCCTGGCCTACCTCATGATCCACCACCATTACACCCTACTAGACGCAATCAATAAAGTGAAGGAGCGCAGGTGGATCTTCCCAAACAGAGGATTCCTTAAACAGCTTTGTGCTTTGGATACGAAACTGCGCAAGACATCATGA
- the LOC124052282 gene encoding sphingomyelin synthase-related protein 1-like isoform X2 — translation MIQLSVRRWTPKHVAKWLKEEGFCDYVDLLCNKHRLDGTSLLALSEYDLRSPPLELKVLGDIKRLMVSIRKLQKQNIDVLEELGLPFDGHSPTGSGGSLDWLCNGESGRDCDSTDTAPVGEEYHQYTNGKYKQQTRRLDPEYWKTVLSSIYVVFVFGFTSFVMVIVHERVPDMRTYPPLPDIFLDSVPRIPWAFAMAEACGVILCNIWLLVLLLHKHRSILLRRMCSLMGTVFMLRCITMFVTSLSVPGQHLQCSGKMYGDMWAKLQRAVAIWSGFGMTLTGVHTCGDYMFSGHTVVLTMLNFFVTEYTPRSWNFIHTLSWVLNLFGIFFILAAHEHYSIDVFIAFYITTRLFLYYHTLANTRAYQQSRRARIWFPMFSFFECNVNGPVPNEYCWPFSRPAVMRRLIG, via the exons ATGATACAGCTCAGTGTCCGTCGCTGGACGCCCAAACACGTCGCCAAATGGCTGAAGGAAGAGGGCTTCTGTGACTACGTGGACCTGCTGTGCAACAAGCACCGACTGGATGGCACCAGTCTGCTCGCCCTCAGTGAGTATGACCTCCGATCACCCCCTCTGGAGCTCAAGGTCCTGGGGGACATCAAGCGGCTGATGGTGTCCATCCGGAAACTCCAGAAACAGAACATAGACGTGTTAGAAGAGCTGGGCCTTCCCTTTGATGGCCACTCTCCTACAGGCTCCGGAGGCAGTTTGGACTGGCTGTGTAATGGAGAGTCAGGCAGAGACTGTGATAGCACTGACACTGCTCCAGTGGGAGAGGAGTATCACCAGTACACTAATGGGAAGTACAAGCAACAGACAAGGCGCCTGGATCCAGAGTACTGGAAGACAGTGCTTAGCTCCatctatgtggtgtttgtgtttggattcACGTCCTTTGTCATGGTCATCGTGCATGAGAGGGTGCCTGACATGCGCACATACCCTCCACTGCCAGATATCTTCCTTGACAG TGTGCCCAGAATACCATGGGCCTTTGCTATGGCTGAAGCATGTGGAGTGATCCTCTGTAATATCTGGTTGCTGGTTCTGTTGCTCCACAAACACAG GTCGATCCTTTTGCGGCGCATGTGCAGCCTCATGGGGACGGTGTTCATGCTGCGCTGTATCACCATGTTTGTCACCTCCCTGTCTGTGCCAGGACAGCACCTGCAATGCTCAGGAAAG ATGTACGGTGACATGTGGGCCAAACTGCAGCGCGCTGTAGCCATCTGGAGCGGTTTTGGGATGACCCTGACCGGAGTGCATACGTGTGGTGACTACATGTTCAGTGGCCACACTGTGGTCCTTACCATGCTCAACTTCTTTGTCACAGAGT ACACTCCACGGAGCTGGAATTTCATTCACACGTTGTCCTGGGTCCTGAATCTCTTTGGCATCTTCTTCATCCTGGCTGCACACGAGCACTACTCCATCGACGTGTTCATAGCGTTTTACATCACTACCAGACTCTTCCTGTACTACCACACTCTGGCCAACACCCGGGCCTACCAGCAGAGTCGACGAGCTCGCATCTGGTTCCCCATGTTCTCCTTCTTTGAGTGCAATGTGAACGGGCCTGTCCCCAATGAGTACTGCTGGCCCTTCTCTAGACCTGCTGTGATGAGGAGGCTGATTGGATAA